One Triticum dicoccoides isolate Atlit2015 ecotype Zavitan chromosome 3B, WEW_v2.0, whole genome shotgun sequence genomic window, ACGCAGAATCCATGATGACAACCAACATCTGGCGGATGAAATTGTTGGACTCCGGCAAGCAATGTCTCGTTTGAAAGAAGATCTCCATTCCTCAAGTCAGGTTATACCTAAGCTACGTGCAGAGAAAGAAATTGAATCGAGGGAGCTGACTCAGAGGAACCTGAAGCTGGAAGCTGAGCTACGCTCCTTAGAACCCCTTAGGCAAGATGCCTTGCATCTACGATCTGAAGTAGGTACGCTAGAGTCTTTGAGGCAAGAGCTGAACGCAAAGGTGCAGGGTCTGACAAAGGAGCTTGAGCAACAGAGCTCTGAAAACCAGCGCATACCTGCCATGATTGCTGAACGTGATGATCTGCGGCAGGAACTAATTCGTGCTAGGTACCAAACCATCCTGGATTGTGTTCCTGCTACAGTAGGCACATCATGCTGAGTCTACGTTGGTGGCCCACATGAGGAAATTATTTTAGTGTTTCGATGCATtcccccctttttattttattttattttagtggAGGAGTAGCTAACTATTAAGATCACTGCAGGGCGGCTCTTGATTACGAGAAGAATGCAAAGCCAGAGCTGATGGCACAGGTGCAGGCAGTGGAGAAGGATCTTGTGACTATGGCTCAGGAGTCTGAGAAGCTTAGGGCTGAAATTGAGAAGAGAAGGGCACCACCACCTAGTAGGTTTCATTCCCTCACTTGCATCCAAGTCACTGAAAATCAGTTGTGGCTAACCTGTATGTTTAATGCACTTTTAGGGGTCAGCGGCTATGGAGCTTACGGACCGCCTCCTGGGATGGGCGTGCAAGGCATGTACGACGGCGGCTACAATACCTACACAGACAGGCGCTACGGTACGGGTGCTGGACCATGGGAACCCCCTAGCTACCCGCGCCCTTGATTTACAAAGTTTCTGATATCTCTCGTACTGAAGCTTGTGGTGCTGGTGCCTTGTTCAGAAGATTGTAACCATGGATGCCCGTGGGCCATTTAGGGAATTGTACTTAACAGGCTGTGGACCCTTTTGATTCTGTTGCTAATCTTTTTGATTGGCGAACATTATTGCCTGCGAAAAGTGAGGGCTGCTGCAAGCCTGCATTGCTGCTTTGTTCATGCTGAAGGTAGTGAATAAGGATAACAGCAACCTAATGTTTCGCATTCGCCAAGCTCGCCTTGTTTTTGTTTTCTTAGTACAAATTCGAATGGAGAAATTTTGTGGTACACAGCACAAGTTTTCTCGGTGGAGGGGTGGTCCGTAAACAAGTGTGGAGAGGAGATGAAGCACAAGATGCTCTGGGTGCCTCAGAATTGCGTGCAATATGGAGTAGTTAGGTTTGTTACTCTCAATGCAATCCGATAGCGCAAGTTTCGCATGTATGCATCTATAGGGATAAGCCCCGTGGAGCTATCAACTAAAGCCCCACGCGCCCCAAGTGAAACTTTGATTTTCTTGATGTCAAAATCTGAATCTATgtatccctccgtccgaaaatacttgtaggaggaatggatgtatctatacgtaatttagttttagatacatccgttttatgcatttctccgacaagtattttcggacggaggaagtacatgtATCATATATGGTTTTCATGAAGAAAAGGCAAGGTTAAGTTATGTAGTTTCTTAAGAGAAATGATACTTAAAACAGTTACCCTTTTCTATAACACTGGGATTTTTTATTTCCAGAGTATACCTTTTCATTAAAATTTACAGACGGGTATAAACAAAGCTGAGTCAAAACGCTGGCCCGTGCGTACCTTTCTGTATGTTTCATATTGTATTGCTCACTCCACACAGTATAAGAGAGTTACTTTGTCCACACCAAACAAAGCAGCGCATCTGGTGTAGTGGTATCATAGTACCCTCCCACGGTACTGACCAGGGTTCGATTCCCTGGATGcgcatttatttatttttcctttttttcttactTACGAAAGTTTTAATTGCCTATGATTTTAATGAATGAATGATGGAGCAGAACACATAATAGTTTGTCGTGGAGGCTGTAGAAGGCGACAGTTTTAGTTACCTATGATTTTAATGAATGATGGAGCAGAACACATTGCATTTTTGTTAAGTTCTATTCCACTTCAGGCTCAGTCACGACACAAAGATAGTTTCTCATGCACCTTTGTCGCAGAAGTCGAGAAAGAGCGAGGAGACTGTTGGATATATTATCAATTTTTTATAAATTTAATTCAGATGAAAAACACGACGAAAATACTCGCAAGATTAATGACATATTCTAATCTAATATATACATACCAATGCGTACTAGACACGGAGCGTGTGAAACTAGGATATACTCCTTCCGTTTCATAATGTaaaacgttttttgacactacactagtgtcaaaaaacgtcctacattacgggacggagggagtacttataagTATTGCACATACATAAAACAGTAAAAAGATGAACATATCATACCTTCCAATCAGGAAGGTCAGGTATGTGGCGGTTGCAACAGCCTTCTTCGCGGCACCACTATTGTTAcccacgacgtagtcggggaagtagTCAAAGTCGTGGAAGAGGTCGCAGTCATGGAAACTTGTGGACGGAAGTGAACAGTTGTGAAGACGCTCCCAAAAGGCTTATCACTCTTCTTCCGGTGCAGGGTCTCAGAGGGCGTGGCTATGAGGCCCGCTCTCCCGCAAAATCATGCACGCGGCTGTCGGGATGGAGCCACCAAAAGCAGCAACAGCGAGAAGAAAGACAATGGTGTGCGTTGTGATTGATGTGTGTGCATAGAAGAAGTCTTGGGATTGATACCGTAAGTTTGTCTCTTAGTTTTTTTTTCTCTTAGACACTAAACTGTTTAATGTAGGTTTTAAACAACTGCATCTTACAAGTTAGAATGTGCGAAACTGATTGTTTTCCTTGCTGGTTAGGGTTCTCATTACTAATCTGCATTTCTTAATTTAGTTGTAATTTTATCAATAACTCATTGTTCTTATTCTGTGATTTGAAGTGTAACATTGCCTTTTTACTTCTAATTTCTTGCTGACATTGGAGTCTGGGGTTGTACTGTCTGTTTGGTTCATAAGAATTTAATATTGAAAGGTGGTTCATGGTTATATGTAGCTACCTAGCATACCATGATGTCATGATCCTGCTGTAAACTTAGACCtggctatatttatttatttttctaccaAATGATAGAAGCTTTCAAGGAATTTTGAAGGGAAGTTGATGTTAATCATCATAAGGAAACTGTTATCTTAGTTTTGCTATTTGAAATGTGAATCGGTTCTTTGAACGTATGTTGCGTCTGGAGGCAAGGATTCAAACGAAGGAGGGGGAGCAGCCGCGCCCGGAGGAGGTCGTCCCCGGTGCCTGCATCCTCCTCGAAGAGGCCGTCCCCGACGTGTGGACATCAACCTTAGAAGTCACGCTGGGAGACAGGAGGATAGGCAAGTTCGTCATTGCTGAAGGAGCACCGGTACCAAGTCTTTAACAAAAAAATGTAATAATGAAAAACAGTATGAGGTCTTATGATTTTACTCACACTACAATACTAGAACACCACTTCCAGTCTCTTGTTCTTCCTGCGGATATTACTATATCTGTATGGAAAAAATTATATTTCGAAAAAGTGTatacatgtaagacaataagttttgggaaccagcacaaccctctaggggtggcttatctcattatatataatggttgtgttacaatacgtacataggtacagaagttatacatagtctaacaccctccctcaatcttagccactttctaaagaactgagaagggtaagattgcgcctacaagcctcaaactgtgacagtggtaaaggcttagtgaagatgtctgcaagttgatccttagacgagataaacttgatctggagttgcttctgtgatacacgttcccgtacaaagtgatagtcaacttcaatgtgtttcgttcgggcatgaaatactggatttgcagaaaggtatgtagcagcgatgttatcacaccaaagaataggaggttgtggttgagacaaacccaactcctgaagcaaagactgcacccaaataatctctgcagtagcactggccacagccttgtactcagctttagtactgctacgtgacacagtagcctgtttccgagcactccaggcgatcaaattagagccaaagaatactgcataaccccccgtggatcgcctgtcatctgggctaccagcccaatctgcatcagagaaggccgaaaggacccgagaggaagtcggccgaatatgcataccaaaagtcagagtgaactgaacataacgaagaatgcgtttaacagcagcccaatgagtatctctgggagcctgaagatactgacaaaccctgttaacagcataagagatatctggtcgcgtgatcgtcaagtactgaagtccaccaacaatgcttctgtactctgtggcatccgcaggagacaaaagctcaccatcaacagctgttatcttgtcggtagacgacatgggtgtggtggtcggtttgcacttcagcatgccggctttttgtaacaactccaaggagtacttcttctgcgtaaggacaagaccagtagcacgagaagtgacctcaactccaagaaagtagtgaagcttcccaagatctttgaccgcaaaatcagcaccaagagagcagacaagatcatcagcagcatactgagaagagctgacaaggataatatcatcgacatataccaaaagatacatagtgacttctggcttctgtagaagaaataatgaagtgtcagcagtggacggcacaaacccatgagcacgaagggcagaggcaaggcgggcatgccaggcacgaggagcttgcttcaaaccatatagtgctttggaaagacgacagatatagtcaggacgatcaggatcagagaaaccaggcggctgtttcatataaacctcttcctccaaaaatccatgtagaaaggcattctgcacatcaagttgacgaagtgaccaaccacgagaaacaacaatggagagaagaagccgaatagtggtaggcttgacgacaggactgaaggtgtcctcatagtcaagaccatgacgctgccgaaaaccgcgagcaacaagtcgcgctttgtaacgctcaatagatccatccgaatgcttcttcactttgaatacccattttgagtcaataacatttacccgtggtggtggaggaacgagagtccatgtcttgttacgaagaagagcatgaaactcctgctccatagcctctcgccaatgtggaatgcgtagggcagcctgatatgagcgaggctcagaagatggatccgcaacagcagcagccaaacaagcagccaaccaagcaaccgtaccatccgtacgttccttaggtttgaaaatgccactgcgactgcgtgtatgtggtcgagaCACAGGAACCACCNNNNNNNNNNNNNNNNNNNNNNNNNNNNNNNNNNNNNNNNNNNNNNNNNNNNNNNNNNNNNNNNNNNNNNNNNNNNNNNNNNNNNNNNNNNNNNNNNNNNNNNNNNNNNNNNNNNNNNNNNNNNNNNNNNNNNNNNNNNNNNNNNNNNNNNNNNNNNNNNNNNNNNNNNNNNNNNNNNNNNNNNNNNNNNNNNNNNNNNNNNNNNNNNNNNNNNNNNNNNNNNNNNNNNNNNNNNNNNNNNNNNNNNNNNNNNNNNNNNNNNNNNNNNNNNNNNNNNNNNNNNNNNNNNNNNNNNNNNNNNNNNNNNNNNNNNNNNNNNNNNNNNNNNNNNNNNNNNNNNNNNNNNNNNNNNNNNNNNGGTAGCCTCGGACTCAGTCggcgaagaaggccggcccaccggcgaaaccggcagagcagacgaagcagctggcgactccggcatcccagaccgggccgatggcgagctcggcatagtgggccgtggcgcggccggtgtcgcgggccgatccgctgatgaaggcgacgtgaggacccgagccgcgggcgaagacggcgtgacgggccgagccacgggcgactcggcggccgctggtgaaaaaggccgagccgctggagactcggcgATCACTGGCGTAgcagaccgagcagtggagatgctcggcgcgacgggctcgtcgggtgaccatgcatgggcacgcgaatcgatgccatgcaacatagggcgatcgacgtgcccaccagaagacgacgacgatgatggtgaatcctccaacagctccaaacgagctccacgtccggttcctgcaccatggttaggtaacatcaaaggagagtatgcaacatcatcaaattgggcagaagcaacagaggatgaatgcagggatggtggttcgacagtggacacaggaaggttggcaaagggaaaaacatgctcatcaaacacgacgtcccgagatatatagacacgattagtgggaacatgaagacatttgtaacctttatgaagagagctatagccaaggaaaacacacttcttagaacgaaactcaagcttgcgcttgttatatggacgaagatgcggccagcaagcacacccaaataccttgagaaaggtataatcaggttgttcattaaggagaacctcaatgggagtcttcatgtttaaaacacgagtaggagtacggttgatgagaaagcatgcagtggtgaaagcatcactccaaaaccgaaacggaacagatgcatgggccaaaagagtaagaccagcttcaacaatatgacgatgcttacgttcgactgaaccattctgctgatgtgtatgtggacatgctaaacgatgagctatcccaagcgactgaaagaaggagttgaggttgcgatactcgcccccccagtccgactggacatgaacaattttgtgcttgagaagacgttcaacatgtttttgaaactgaacaaaaatatcaaacacatcagatttgcgtttaataagataaagccaggtaaagcgactataagcatcaacgaaactgatatagtaattatgaccactgacagaagtctgagcaggaccccatacatctgaaaacacaagttctaacggatgtttcacctcacgactggactccgaaaaaggaagttgatgactcttcccctgctgacaagcatcacacactgctacatctttattactagacaaactaggaagctcatgacgacgcaaaatatgacggacaataggtgtggccgggtgaccaagacgagcatgccactgtgacggagagacccgaactccactgaaaacgcgagcgacgccaggatgctccagacggtagaggccctggcacaaccgcccactaagaagaatgtcccttgtgccccgatccttaataaaaagatcaaaagggtgaaattcacaaagcacattattatcacgtgtgagtttaggaactgaaagaagattgcgggtcacagatggaacgcgaagaacattgcgaagctgaagactcctattggcatgtctagtgagaaaagatgcttgaccaatatgagagatgtgcatacctgctccattggcggtgtggatcttgtcggagccatgatagggttcacgagtgtgaagcttccccatctcgctggtcagatgctctgtcgccccagagtccatgtaccagtgtggatcgatggagtaggactgagtgcgtCCCtggtgcttctgcggcgcgggacgatcagccatggcgacctgacgggcattgttgcgtgtatctttgccgtcattgccaagaccaaggaagctttgctggaagcgcttatgacacttggaggcccagtgcccatcgcggccacaaagttgacacacacgtggaccgccagcccctggtaaggtcgcagtaggtgggggggccgaggcgggcgacggtggcagccccaagggagaccggggtgatgaagaagagcggccacccttggtggcgacaTTGGCCGAGagagagccagtgcccctggtgcggcgagtctcgacccgttgctcagtgagcagaagccgagagaaaacctcgtgtgccaacatgggtgtcgagttaccccgctcgttgatgatctcgactaaggcatcatactcctcatcaagaccattgacaataaacgagttgaactcggagtcggtgaggggctgtccaatggaggccaatgtgtcggcaaggcccttgaccttgttgtagaactcagtggccgtggagtcaagcttctgacactctccaagctgacgacggagtgcagagacacgagcctgggactgcgctgcaaaggtgcgctcaaggatggtccaggcctcatgagacgtctttgcgaagacaacaaggccggcaactgccggcgagagcgacccctggatggaggagaggttcgcctggtcctgccccgtccagacgcgatgggccggattgtagaccggaccgtgcacgctgtctaccagcgcgggtgggcagggaagcgatccgtcgatgtagcctagcaggtagtgactccccaagagcgggagaacctgcgcacgccagaagatgtagttgtctgcggagagcttgatggtgatgagatgaccgaagtgaaacggcggcggcgaagacgatcccatcgaggaggctgcctggggtgcaaacaccatggaggcagccggaggcaccgaagcctatgcgggaggaggcgggaccgcagccagggcgggcgccgcaaagctcgcggccggtgaaggcggcggcggctgcggcggcggtgcgggtattagggtttagaagcggaagcgatcgtaacctagcgtgataccatgtaagacaataagttttgggaaccagcacaaccctctaggggtggcttatctcattatatataatggttgtgttacaatacgtacataggtacagaagttatacatagtctaacaatACAAAGTGGTGCGCCCCAACAGCTAGTACTTTTATTCAAGTGTACGTGCTGGCCGTGCCCGAATGCACAAGTTAATAAAAATTGGTGTTTGATTAgttcccgtcgtcgtcgccgccgtgtCCTGGTAGCCTACGATCATGTACCGGAAAACTTGCCAGGTTACTAGTAGTAATTATATTGGATACGTACGTTACCCTAGCCGCCTAGAGACGGCAGATCTCGATGGAAGAGACGACGGCGGTCTCGCTCCCGGCGGACGTGCTGCTCGAGATCCTCTTCCACGTCAAGGACGACCCGGCCGCCCTCTTCCGCTCCGCCACGACGTGCAGGCAGTGGCTCCGCCTCATcgtcgacccctccttcctccgcCGCTGCTGGCCGCCGGAGAACGCGCCCTGCTGCGCCTTGGTCGGCTTCTTCACCCAGGAGGAGCGTCCGGGCCCCAGTGAAGTTACCTTCAAGACGCCATGCTTCGTCCCGGCGCCACGGTCCGCCATGGCTAGCCTCGGCCGCCGCGCCCTCCGCTCCTTCTTCCCGTCCGCCCCCGCCAGCCTCTTCGACCAGGCGGTGCTGGCCGCCGCACGCCACGGCGTCCTCCTCATGCGCCTCGTCGACCCTGAGGACCCGAACAGGGC contains:
- the LOC119278932 gene encoding protein FLX-like 3, producing the protein MAGRQRIGRQYYEEPRGFRDGPPPRLARERSISPRRIEGELSSRRGEIRRIHDDNQHLADEIVGLRQAMSRLKEDLHSSSQVIPKLRAEKEIESRELTQRNLKLEAELRSLEPLRQDALHLRSEVGTLESLRQELNAKVQGLTKELEQQSSENQRIPAMIAERDDLRQELIRARAALDYEKNAKPELMAQVQAVEKDLVTMAQESEKLRAEIEKRRAPPPRVSGYGAYGPPPGMGVQGMYDGGYNTYTDRRYGTGAGPWEPPSYPRP